In the Candidatus Electrothrix sp. GW3-4 genome, one interval contains:
- the ruvA gene encoding Holliday junction branch migration protein RuvA encodes MIATLSGILQHKDPASVILDVQGVGYEVQLSSRTYDKLPLAGEKAFLHIHTHVREDAIILYGFTDRDQKRLFLLLTGVSGVGPKLALAILSGIEPAELCNAVNLKDLSRLTALSGVGKKTAQRLCMELADKVGGLALEQAGPLSGQGGTAPPRNEGFALQDAASALVNLGYPQETAWQALRSVQQTDPEGAAEMQVDELIRNALRSLA; translated from the coding sequence ATGATAGCTACCCTCTCTGGAATTCTTCAACATAAGGACCCGGCCTCAGTCATCCTTGACGTACAAGGCGTAGGCTACGAGGTGCAACTCTCCAGCCGAACCTATGACAAGCTGCCCCTGGCAGGGGAAAAGGCCTTTCTCCATATCCATACCCATGTCCGGGAAGACGCTATTATTCTGTACGGCTTCACCGATAGGGACCAAAAAAGGCTCTTTCTCCTCCTCACCGGGGTCTCCGGGGTCGGCCCTAAGCTGGCCCTCGCCATCCTCTCCGGCATTGAGCCCGCCGAGCTCTGCAATGCCGTCAACCTCAAGGATCTGTCCCGCCTGACCGCCCTGTCCGGGGTGGGCAAGAAGACGGCCCAGCGGCTCTGCATGGAATTGGCCGACAAGGTGGGCGGCTTGGCCCTAGAACAAGCAGGTCCCCTCTCTGGTCAGGGAGGGACTGCGCCTCCCCGTAATGAGGGCTTTGCCCTACAGGATGCGGCCTCGGCCCTGGTCAATCTCGGTTATCCCCAGGAGACGGCCTGGCAAGCCCTGCGTTCAGTCCAACAGACCGACCCGGAAGGGGCTGCTGAGATGCAGGTGGATGAATTGATTCGCAACGCCCTGAGGAGTCTAGCATGA
- the ruvB gene encoding Holliday junction branch migration DNA helicase RuvB produces MNFEEDLTGKRIVEGEKQIDDALPDLNLRPQRLDEYIGQEQVKNSLQVFIQAARQRGEALDHVLFHGFPGLGKTTLAYIIANEMGAGIKTTSGPVIERSGDLAAILTSLQAGDVLFIDEIHRLNHAVEEILYPAMEDYQLDLVIGQGPGARSVKIDLPRFTLVGATTRTGLLTPPLRDRFGVLLRLEFYSPEELVTIVQRSSGVLGIEIDAAGALELGRRSRGTPRIANRLLRRVRDFSEVGGHAVVTAEVADKALDMLAVDRFGLDEMDRRILLTLIDKFQGGPIGLDTLATAVCEEKTTLEDVYEPFLIQSGFLMRTPRGRMATAAVYEHFERKVPGSFAQQANLFE; encoded by the coding sequence ATGAATTTTGAAGAAGATCTCACCGGTAAGCGAATCGTTGAGGGGGAAAAGCAGATTGACGATGCCCTGCCGGATCTCAATCTGCGCCCACAACGGCTGGACGAGTACATCGGTCAGGAGCAGGTCAAGAACAGCCTCCAGGTCTTTATCCAGGCGGCCCGCCAGCGGGGCGAGGCCCTGGACCATGTCCTCTTTCACGGCTTTCCCGGCCTGGGCAAGACCACCCTGGCCTATATCATTGCCAATGAGATGGGGGCAGGGATCAAGACGACCTCAGGCCCGGTAATTGAGCGCTCCGGGGATCTGGCCGCCATCCTCACCAGCCTCCAGGCCGGGGACGTGCTCTTTATCGATGAGATCCATCGGCTCAACCATGCCGTGGAGGAGATCCTCTATCCAGCCATGGAGGATTACCAACTGGACCTGGTCATTGGCCAGGGGCCAGGGGCCCGCTCGGTCAAGATCGATCTGCCCCGCTTCACCCTGGTCGGAGCCACCACCCGCACCGGGCTGCTCACCCCGCCCCTTCGCGACCGCTTCGGGGTCCTCCTACGCCTGGAATTTTACAGCCCGGAAGAGCTGGTGACCATTGTTCAGCGCTCATCCGGGGTCCTTGGTATTGAGATCGATGCGGCTGGTGCCTTGGAGCTGGGGCGTCGTTCCCGAGGAACGCCCAGGATCGCCAACCGCCTCCTCCGCCGGGTCCGGGATTTCTCCGAGGTCGGGGGGCATGCCGTGGTTACCGCCGAGGTGGCGGACAAGGCCCTGGATATGCTGGCCGTGGATCGCTTTGGCCTGGATGAGATGGACCGCCGCATCCTCCTCACCCTGATTGATAAGTTTCAGGGCGGTCCCATCGGGCTGGATACTCTGGCTACAGCGGTCTGCGAGGAAAAAACCACCCTGGAAGATGTCTACGAGCCTTTTCTCATCCAATCCGGCTTCCTGATGCGGACCCCACGGGGGCGGATGGCCACGGCAGCGGTGTATGAGCATTTTGAGAGAAAGGTGCCGGGCAGCTTTGCCCAGCAGGCGAACCTGTTCGAGTAA
- a CDS encoding DUF4469 domain-containing protein encodes MELLLEGMQVTLEDALTFRPSFHARLATPDASLPPMEELLKLNVSASRPLVRELQANANLVRESWTENIPAIQAATDTKTRLNNVLNPEGVLRLTGNYLGFDEEDSDNCCVLAGTESGSEVQSQFADITEREVLIVPHIPAQSNPWNNEYTVSITTRYTEHGSIRTGSYGQRLRTPLGITISSSGPPMNSGILTGSAATPYVSIKGGTVTADEHLRVQVEHNLQDDLLAFRLIAMQDEGAKGLLVPVTGNGDYTLSRFAGSAVSSLAITVNDYAALKTMVLNEYDGSLVDILDVKIV; translated from the coding sequence ATGGAGCTGCTGCTCGAAGGCATGCAGGTCACCCTGGAAGATGCCCTCACTTTCCGACCCTCCTTTCATGCCCGATTGGCCACCCCGGATGCGTCGCTGCCGCCTATGGAGGAACTCCTGAAGCTCAATGTCTCGGCCTCGCGTCCTCTTGTCCGGGAGCTGCAGGCGAATGCAAACCTGGTCCGTGAGTCCTGGACAGAAAATATCCCGGCAATCCAGGCCGCTACAGACACCAAGACCCGGCTGAACAATGTGCTCAACCCAGAGGGCGTCCTGCGGCTCACCGGTAATTACCTTGGCTTTGATGAGGAAGATTCGGATAACTGCTGCGTGCTCGCCGGAACCGAGAGCGGTAGCGAGGTGCAGAGCCAATTTGCTGATATCACGGAGCGGGAAGTGCTGATCGTGCCCCATATCCCGGCCCAATCCAATCCCTGGAATAACGAATATACGGTGTCCATCACCACCCGCTATACCGAACACGGCTCGATCCGCACGGGCAGCTACGGTCAAAGGCTCCGTACGCCGCTGGGTATCACCATCAGCAGCAGCGGGCCGCCCATGAATAGCGGGATACTCACCGGCAGCGCGGCTACACCCTATGTGTCTATCAAGGGTGGCACCGTCACGGCGGACGAGCACCTCCGGGTCCAGGTCGAGCATAATCTACAGGATGATCTTCTTGCCTTCAGGTTGATTGCTATGCAGGACGAGGGTGCCAAGGGCCTGCTGGTGCCCGTGACCGGGAATGGGGACTACACGCTGTCCAGATTCGCCGGTTCGGCAGTGAGCAGCCTGGCGATTACGGTCAATGACTATGCCGCCCTGAAGACGATGGTGCTCAATGAGTATGATGGCAGCCTGGTGGATATCCTGGATGTGAAGATAGTCTGA
- a CDS encoding YfcE family phosphodiesterase, translating to MTDIIKAGILSDTHLTRPNRDFLDAARKCFADCQVIIHAGDLTDISVLDVFSDKTVYAVHGNCCGRASHTTLPRERSFQLGNFTIGLLHGYNLGRYADIIEAGLWDVFPEADCIIYGHTHDPVCKRVAGKLIINPGAFQLNSWYSAPCPYAILEAGKELKGKICEYRPTS from the coding sequence ATGACAGATATAATCAAAGCAGGCATACTCTCAGATACCCATCTGACCCGCCCGAACCGGGACTTCCTTGATGCTGCCCGCAAGTGCTTTGCCGACTGCCAGGTGATTATCCACGCTGGCGATCTGACCGACATCTCGGTACTCGACGTCTTTTCTGATAAAACCGTGTACGCAGTCCACGGCAACTGTTGCGGCAGGGCCAGCCACACTACCCTACCCAGGGAGCGCAGCTTTCAATTAGGCAACTTCACCATCGGCCTGCTCCATGGGTACAACCTGGGGAGATACGCCGACATTATCGAAGCCGGGCTCTGGGATGTCTTCCCGGAGGCGGACTGCATCATCTACGGTCATACCCATGATCCGGTCTGTAAGCGAGTAGCAGGAAAGCTCATTATTAATCCAGGAGCCTTTCAGCTCAACAGCTGGTACAGTGCGCCTTGTCCCTATGCAATCCTGGAGGCAGGGAAGGAGCTCAAGGGAAAGATTTGCGAATATCGTCCCACATCATAA
- a CDS encoding c(7)-type cytochrome triheme domain-containing protein — protein MKPNKIMMFVALLGSMGTLFALAGLVENGTPEAVADEKPTEQQNAPAQDAPAAAFPDYEIGLFSHKAHMNDVGLQCNDCHNKIFQMSATSAKANDDFNKISFGEGKYCGACHNGSVAFGVQDEAHCSRCHGNDVNPPDTILLEKPLKAVLFDHALHNKELGLACNECHMKLFAMKTGITVEQADFTMESMYNGKYCGACHNGSLAFGLKGNCSKCHADTPEYRRATSGTGEKGEAKQ, from the coding sequence ATGAAACCAAACAAGATAATGATGTTTGTCGCCCTGCTGGGCTCTATGGGCACTCTCTTTGCCCTTGCCGGACTGGTGGAAAATGGCACGCCAGAGGCTGTAGCGGATGAGAAGCCGACGGAACAGCAGAACGCGCCTGCTCAAGATGCTCCGGCTGCTGCTTTTCCTGATTATGAGATCGGGTTATTCAGCCATAAGGCCCATATGAACGACGTGGGACTGCAATGCAACGACTGCCATAACAAGATCTTTCAAATGTCAGCCACCAGCGCTAAGGCCAATGATGACTTCAATAAAATCTCCTTCGGGGAGGGAAAATACTGCGGTGCCTGTCATAACGGATCCGTGGCCTTTGGTGTTCAGGACGAAGCCCACTGTAGCCGCTGTCATGGTAATGACGTCAATCCCCCGGATACTATTCTCCTCGAAAAACCGCTCAAGGCAGTCCTTTTTGATCACGCCTTACATAATAAGGAACTCGGCCTTGCCTGCAATGAATGTCATATGAAGCTCTTTGCTATGAAAACGGGAATTACGGTCGAGCAAGCTGATTTCACTATGGAATCCATGTATAACGGCAAATACTGCGGCGCCTGCCATAACGGTAGCTTGGCTTTTGGTCTTAAGGGCAACTGCTCCAAATGTCATGCTGATACGCCGGAATACAGGCGTGCAACCTCTGGGACGGGAGAGAAGGGGGAGGCTAAGCAGTAG
- a CDS encoding MBOAT family O-acyltransferase, producing MIFNSFTFFLFFISVFCCYLLLKQKGQNRLLLVASCFFYGCWDYRFLLLLLLTVVVDYSAARLIHASENEKRRKRTLLFSVFVNLGILSYFKYANFFLENALLLLNSIGFHVDPMTLQIILPVGISFYTFQSMSYTIDVFRGRVAPASNIMDYALYVSFFPQLVAGPIERSSHLLPQILSPRRVSWEKIQIGLYYIASGLFLKIFMADNLARLVNPVFAASDPQTGFCYLLTGYAFAFQIYGDFAGYSWIAKGLGAILGFEIMDNFNLPYFSKNPQEFWRRWHISLSSWLRDYLYIPLGGNRKGQVKTVRNLFLTMLLGGLWHGAKMTFVAWGFFHAVLLALHHLVTGNNKGTGGQQGRGGWFLNLLKTIFFFHLIVISWYFFRANSFEQVLVIFNALLTDFHLDFAGNTLLIQKVLFYISPVLLMQALRYYLDDQLVIFRLPIPVRALIYSIAFYLVVIFGVTHAHEFIYFQF from the coding sequence ATGATTTTTAATAGTTTTACCTTCTTTCTCTTCTTTATCTCTGTCTTTTGCTGCTACCTTCTACTGAAGCAGAAAGGGCAAAATCGCCTGCTCTTGGTTGCCAGCTGCTTTTTTTACGGATGCTGGGATTACCGTTTTTTGCTCCTGCTTTTGCTGACAGTTGTTGTGGATTACTCGGCAGCAAGGTTGATCCATGCCAGTGAAAACGAGAAACGAAGGAAACGCACCCTGCTCTTCAGTGTCTTTGTGAACCTGGGGATTCTCAGCTATTTTAAATATGCCAATTTTTTCCTGGAGAACGCCCTACTCCTGCTGAACAGTATTGGCTTTCATGTCGACCCGATGACCTTGCAGATTATTCTGCCGGTAGGGATCTCTTTCTATACATTTCAGTCTATGAGCTATACCATTGATGTCTTTCGAGGCAGAGTTGCCCCTGCCTCGAACATCATGGATTATGCCCTCTATGTCTCCTTTTTCCCGCAGCTGGTTGCTGGCCCGATTGAACGGAGCTCTCACCTGCTGCCGCAGATTCTCTCTCCACGACGCGTCTCCTGGGAAAAGATCCAGATCGGCCTGTACTATATTGCCAGCGGCCTGTTTCTGAAGATTTTTATGGCCGATAACCTGGCCCGTCTGGTTAATCCGGTCTTTGCGGCCAGCGATCCGCAGACAGGGTTTTGTTATCTCCTGACAGGTTATGCCTTTGCCTTTCAGATCTACGGTGATTTTGCCGGTTATTCCTGGATAGCCAAGGGGCTGGGGGCCATACTTGGCTTCGAGATCATGGATAATTTTAACCTCCCCTATTTCTCCAAAAATCCTCAGGAGTTTTGGCGGCGATGGCATATCAGCCTGTCCTCCTGGTTACGGGATTATCTCTACATTCCCCTGGGAGGGAACAGAAAGGGGCAGGTAAAGACCGTTCGTAATCTCTTTCTGACCATGCTGCTCGGAGGGCTATGGCACGGTGCCAAGATGACCTTTGTTGCCTGGGGATTTTTTCATGCCGTTTTGCTTGCATTGCACCATCTTGTCACAGGGAATAACAAAGGCACAGGGGGGCAGCAGGGAAGAGGGGGGTGGTTTCTTAACCTGCTGAAGACGATTTTTTTCTTTCACCTCATTGTGATCAGTTGGTATTTTTTTCGGGCGAACAGCTTTGAGCAGGTGCTGGTCATCTTTAATGCCCTGCTGACAGATTTTCATCTGGATTTCGCTGGCAATACGCTGCTTATCCAGAAAGTACTTTTTTATATCTCACCAGTCCTGTTGATGCAGGCCCTTCGCTATTACCTTGATGATCAACTGGTTATCTTCAGGCTGCCGATCCCTGTCCGTGCCCTTATCTACAGTATAGCCTTTTATCTCGTTGTTATATTCGGTGTCACCCATGCCCATGAATTCATCTATTTTCAATTTTAA
- the polA gene encoding DNA polymerase I, producing MTQQRHQTELFPAPPKKKEVYLIDGSAYIYRAFHAIRPLTNSSGLPTHAVYGFTTILRRILREKEPAYLAVAFDTKGPVFRHAISADYKANRPPMPEDLVPQIPYIHKMVSAYNLLSMSADELEADDLIASAARLLVEQGCKVVIVSGDKDLLQLVSEDISMWDPMNDRLMDVAAVEEKYGLRPTQLLDYLSLTGDSADNISGVPGVGPKTAQKLLAEYQTLEGLYAQVDGLKKSKMKERLIAHKADAFLSRDLVRLQEKAEVEADLQAYQVGGPDPEALRELLTELEFFTLLKSDVPAAKVTTGGFILIRQREELEQLVEQLSEQLGERPQGAGQLVVDTETTSLDPLEAELVGVSLCTETKQAWYLACGHRDSEGELLPDQLTVQDIVDLLGPLLTDPALAKIGHNLKYDYAILAAPQNGGIRLAGPLYDTMLGAWLLDPGRRSYKLDDLCQELDLKLTPFSEVVGGDKAPDAFCRVPPDKAKDYSCEDVYGSLRLFAEQRAELERQELWTLFAEVEGPLIPVLAAMEETGILLDKGVLQGLTEEFAGRLAALEEEIYGLAGHAFNINSSQQLAEVLFEELDLPKGRKTKTGYSTDVKVLEKLSHKHELPARILRFRNLAKLKSTYVDKLQTHISPVTGRVHSSFNQWGTATGRLSSSNPNLQNIPIRTEEGRRIRSAFIAQPGSLLLSADYSQIDLRVMAHYSQDQALLEAFRGEQDIHNQTAAEIFQVSLPLITGEMRRVAKSINFGIVYGMSAFGLSEQLGISRKEAQTFIDRYFVHYPGIQQFMDDIMEQARVDGYVTTLLGRRRQLPEINASNRNRRQFAERMAINTPIQGTASDIIKLAMIKVHEELRSQQAQARLLLQIHDELVLEVPEDELDSVSAMVKMTMESVMALDVPLKVNTEVGPSLDKGE from the coding sequence ATGACCCAACAGCGTCACCAGACAGAGCTGTTTCCAGCTCCCCCGAAAAAGAAAGAAGTTTACCTGATTGATGGCAGCGCCTATATCTATCGGGCCTTTCATGCCATCAGACCCCTGACCAACAGCAGTGGGCTTCCCACCCATGCGGTCTATGGCTTTACCACCATCCTGCGCCGCATTCTGCGCGAAAAAGAGCCAGCATACCTGGCCGTGGCCTTTGATACCAAGGGCCCGGTCTTCCGCCATGCAATCTCGGCCGATTATAAGGCCAATCGTCCACCCATGCCCGAGGACTTGGTGCCCCAGATTCCCTATATTCACAAGATGGTGAGCGCCTATAACCTGCTCAGTATGTCGGCGGATGAGCTGGAGGCCGATGACCTGATCGCCTCGGCAGCGCGTTTGCTCGTTGAACAGGGCTGTAAGGTGGTGATTGTCTCTGGGGATAAGGACCTCTTGCAGCTGGTCTCAGAGGATATCAGCATGTGGGATCCCATGAATGATCGGCTCATGGATGTGGCTGCGGTGGAGGAGAAATATGGCCTTCGTCCGACTCAGCTCCTTGATTATCTCTCCCTCACCGGGGATTCGGCAGATAATATCTCCGGTGTTCCTGGGGTGGGGCCCAAGACGGCCCAGAAACTGCTCGCGGAATACCAGACCCTGGAAGGGCTCTATGCGCAGGTCGATGGCCTGAAAAAATCCAAGATGAAAGAACGTCTTATCGCCCATAAGGCAGATGCCTTTCTCTCCCGCGATCTGGTACGCCTCCAGGAGAAGGCCGAGGTTGAGGCGGATCTCCAGGCCTATCAGGTGGGGGGACCTGATCCAGAGGCCCTACGGGAGCTGCTCACTGAGTTGGAGTTCTTCACCCTGCTCAAGTCTGATGTGCCCGCCGCCAAGGTGACAACAGGGGGATTTATCTTGATTCGGCAGCGGGAGGAGCTGGAACAGCTTGTAGAACAACTTAGCGAGCAGCTCGGGGAGCGGCCGCAAGGGGCTGGGCAGCTGGTGGTGGATACGGAAACCACCTCCCTTGATCCCCTGGAGGCAGAACTCGTCGGGGTGTCCCTCTGTACGGAGACCAAACAGGCCTGGTATCTGGCCTGCGGGCATCGGGACAGTGAGGGTGAGCTTCTGCCAGATCAGCTGACTGTGCAGGATATCGTGGATCTCCTCGGTCCCCTGCTCACCGATCCAGCCCTTGCCAAGATCGGTCATAATCTCAAGTACGATTACGCCATCCTGGCTGCTCCCCAGAACGGCGGAATCCGCTTAGCGGGCCCGCTTTATGATACCATGCTCGGAGCCTGGCTCCTTGATCCCGGTCGGCGATCTTATAAGCTGGATGATCTCTGTCAGGAGCTTGATCTGAAACTCACCCCGTTTAGCGAGGTGGTGGGGGGGGATAAGGCCCCGGACGCCTTTTGTCGGGTTCCCCCGGATAAGGCCAAGGACTATAGCTGCGAGGACGTCTACGGTAGCCTACGGCTCTTTGCGGAGCAGCGGGCTGAGCTGGAACGACAGGAGCTGTGGACCCTTTTTGCTGAGGTCGAAGGGCCCTTGATCCCGGTGCTGGCTGCTATGGAGGAGACCGGGATCCTGCTGGATAAGGGCGTGCTGCAAGGTCTGACCGAGGAGTTCGCTGGGCGGCTGGCTGCATTGGAAGAGGAGATCTATGGCCTGGCTGGCCATGCCTTTAATATCAACTCCTCGCAGCAGCTGGCAGAGGTGCTCTTTGAGGAGCTTGATCTGCCCAAGGGGCGCAAGACCAAGACCGGCTATTCCACTGACGTCAAGGTGCTGGAAAAGCTCTCCCATAAGCATGAGCTACCTGCTCGGATTCTTCGTTTCCGCAACCTGGCCAAGCTTAAATCTACCTATGTGGATAAATTGCAGACTCATATCAGCCCGGTGACCGGTCGGGTCCACTCCTCGTTTAACCAATGGGGAACAGCTACGGGGCGTCTCAGTTCCAGTAACCCGAATTTGCAAAATATCCCTATTCGTACCGAGGAAGGGCGTCGGATTCGTTCCGCCTTTATTGCCCAGCCGGGGAGCCTGCTGCTGTCAGCCGACTACTCACAGATTGACCTGCGGGTCATGGCTCATTACAGCCAGGATCAGGCCTTGTTGGAGGCCTTTCGAGGCGAGCAGGATATTCATAACCAGACCGCAGCAGAGATCTTTCAGGTCTCCTTGCCCCTGATCACCGGCGAGATGCGGCGGGTGGCCAAGAGTATCAACTTCGGTATTGTCTACGGTATGTCTGCCTTTGGCTTGTCAGAGCAGTTGGGCATCTCCCGCAAGGAGGCCCAGACCTTTATTGACCGTTATTTTGTCCATTATCCGGGGATTCAGCAGTTTATGGATGATATTATGGAGCAAGCTCGGGTGGACGGTTATGTCACTACCTTGCTGGGCAGGCGCAGGCAGCTGCCGGAGATCAATGCCTCTAATCGTAATCGGCGCCAGTTTGCTGAGCGGATGGCTATCAATACCCCGATCCAGGGGACGGCCTCAGACATTATCAAGCTGGCTATGATTAAGGTGCATGAGGAACTGCGGAGCCAGCAGGCCCAGGCCCGGTTGCTCTTGCAGATTCATGATGAGCTGGTCCTGGAGGTACCGGAAGATGAGTTGGATTCTGTTTCAGCTATGGTGAAGATGACAATGGAATCGGTGATGGCCCTTGATGTGCCGCTCAAGGTCAATACCGAGGTTGGGCCGAGTTTGGATAAGGGGGAGTAA
- a CDS encoding thioredoxin family protein, whose protein sequence is MRKKYDEEEEELKQFYRSTEQREGRGQGGGSHRYIIASFLLVFFGLISLPLGRDCSAMTGIYFGREEIAWKGYKEGLAQAKREGKPALVIFYSETCSACKRYKGVLQDKDVVEASAPFVMIRVNTRQQPKLSAQYQFDGRYVPRTFAVFPDGRIMHHLYPAKRYKYFIGLEPEHLLSLMEKAQAEMEH, encoded by the coding sequence ATGAGGAAAAAATATGATGAAGAGGAAGAAGAATTGAAGCAGTTTTATCGAAGTACAGAACAACGGGAAGGAAGAGGGCAGGGGGGCGGGAGTCACCGATACATCATTGCCTCGTTTTTGCTTGTTTTTTTCGGGTTGATCTCGTTGCCCTTAGGACGCGATTGTTCGGCAATGACCGGCATCTATTTTGGAAGAGAGGAGATCGCCTGGAAAGGGTATAAGGAAGGGCTGGCCCAGGCCAAGAGAGAGGGCAAGCCTGCCCTGGTGATCTTTTATTCCGAGACCTGCTCTGCCTGTAAGCGTTACAAGGGTGTTTTGCAGGACAAGGACGTTGTTGAGGCCTCGGCCCCCTTTGTCATGATTCGGGTGAATACCCGCCAGCAACCGAAGCTCAGTGCGCAATATCAGTTTGACGGCAGATATGTACCCAGGACCTTTGCGGTCTTTCCTGATGGCAGGATTATGCACCACCTCTATCCAGCGAAAAGATATAAATACTTTATCGGGCTTGAGCCAGAGCATCTGTTGAGCCTGATGGAGAAGGCCCAGGCCGAGATGGAACATTAA
- the epsC gene encoding serine O-acetyltransferase EpsC, translated as MSFKEQDSCGCEEHVPPSSLAADYIPSIVQQLTEGFTSRKWSSHIEPVAIPSKKEVVDLVLQAQRILFPGYFSSTMLNPSSLEYHLGHNLTIFYRNLSRQLNSAIRHDCFRHNQPCSNCNARSHEQAGRVIRALPKIREALESDIEATLEGDPAARNVDEVIFSYPGFFAVFVYRLAHALFSLGIPVLPRMLSEYAYHRTAIDIHPGAAIGESFFIDHGAGVVVGETCVIGDRVRLYQGVTLGALSLPRGAGRKLRDTKRHPTIEDDVIVYANATILGGDTVVGARSIVGGNVWLTKSIGPDTKVLLKQPELVYIGKNE; from the coding sequence ATGTCTTTCAAAGAACAGGATTCCTGCGGCTGTGAAGAGCATGTTCCGCCTTCCAGTTTGGCGGCTGATTATATTCCTTCCATTGTCCAGCAGCTGACTGAGGGCTTTACCTCGAGAAAATGGTCCAGCCATATTGAACCGGTGGCCATCCCCTCCAAGAAAGAGGTGGTGGACCTGGTCCTCCAGGCCCAACGGATCCTCTTTCCTGGTTATTTCAGCTCCACCATGCTCAATCCCTCCAGTCTGGAATATCATCTAGGCCATAATCTGACCATCTTTTACCGGAATTTGAGCCGACAGCTGAACTCGGCTATTCGTCATGACTGCTTTCGCCATAATCAGCCCTGTTCCAACTGCAATGCCCGCAGCCATGAGCAGGCTGGCCGGGTTATCAGGGCCTTGCCCAAAATCCGTGAGGCCTTGGAGTCGGATATTGAGGCGACCCTGGAAGGGGATCCGGCGGCCCGTAATGTCGATGAGGTGATTTTCAGCTATCCCGGCTTCTTTGCCGTGTTTGTCTATCGCCTGGCCCATGCCCTGTTTAGTCTGGGTATCCCTGTCCTGCCGAGGATGCTCAGCGAATATGCCTATCATCGGACCGCTATTGACATCCACCCCGGTGCAGCTATCGGGGAGTCCTTTTTTATCGATCATGGAGCAGGGGTGGTGGTGGGGGAGACCTGTGTGATCGGTGATCGGGTGCGCCTCTATCAGGGGGTGACCCTGGGGGCCCTGTCCCTGCCCAGAGGGGCAGGCAGGAAGTTGCGCGATACCAAACGGCATCCCACCATTGAGGATGATGTGATCGTCTATGCCAATGCCACCATCCTGGGTGGCGATACGGTGGTCGGGGCCCGTTCCATCGTGGGCGGCAATGTCTGGCTGACCAAGAGCATTGGCCCGGACACCAAGGTCCTGCTCAAACAGCCCGAGCTGGTCTATATTGGCAAAAATGAGTAG
- the galE gene encoding UDP-glucose 4-epimerase GalE: MHILVTGGAGYIGSHTCLELLESGHEVTVIDNLCNASREGLRRVEKLTGKTVDFFQVDLLDAAALDTVFRQSSDAAAVIHFAGLKAVGESVAKPLLYYQNNLTGTINLCQCMERHGIKNMVFSSSATVYGDPASVPITEDFPLLACTNPYGRTKAMIEDILRDLYIADEEWNISLLRYFNPVGAHESGEIGEDPNDIPNNLMPYISQVAVGRLEQLSVFGDDYPTPDGTGVRDYIHVVDLAKGHLCALEKLVENPGVVTYNLGTGQGYSVLEMIRAFEKASGKKVPYTITPRRHGDIAQCYADPSLAAQELGWQAERDLDTMCTDTWRWQSRNPDGYGG; encoded by the coding sequence ATGCATATTCTTGTTACCGGCGGAGCCGGCTATATCGGCAGTCATACCTGCCTAGAGTTACTGGAAAGCGGCCATGAGGTCACCGTGATTGATAATCTCTGCAACGCGAGCCGGGAAGGCTTACGGCGGGTGGAAAAACTCACTGGCAAGACGGTTGATTTTTTTCAGGTTGACCTCCTTGATGCCGCTGCCCTGGACACCGTCTTTCGTCAGAGCAGCGATGCCGCGGCGGTCATCCATTTTGCTGGCCTCAAGGCGGTGGGCGAGTCTGTGGCCAAGCCCCTGCTTTACTACCAGAATAACCTCACTGGCACCATCAATCTCTGCCAATGCATGGAGCGGCACGGGATCAAGAATATGGTCTTCAGCTCTTCCGCCACCGTGTACGGCGACCCGGCCTCGGTGCCCATCACCGAGGATTTTCCCCTGCTCGCCTGCACCAACCCCTATGGCCGCACCAAGGCCATGATTGAAGATATCCTCCGGGACCTGTATATCGCAGATGAGGAATGGAATATCAGCCTCCTGCGCTATTTCAATCCAGTCGGAGCCCATGAAAGCGGGGAGATCGGCGAAGACCCCAACGATATTCCCAATAACCTGATGCCCTATATCTCCCAGGTAGCTGTGGGGAGGTTGGAGCAACTTTCGGTCTTTGGTGATGATTATCCCACCCCTGATGGAACCGGGGTGCGTGATTATATCCATGTGGTTGATCTGGCCAAGGGCCATCTCTGCGCCCTGGAGAAACTGGTGGAAAATCCAGGCGTCGTCACCTATAATTTAGGGACCGGTCAGGGCTACTCTGTGTTGGAGATGATCAGGGCCTTTGAAAAGGCCTCCGGCAAAAAGGTCCCCTATACCATTACCCCCCGTCGTCACGGTGATATTGCCCAATGTTATGCCGACCCCTCCCTTGCCGCCCAGGAGCTGGGCTGGCAGGCGGAACGAGATCTGGATACGATGTGTACTGATACTTGGCGTTGGCAGTCCAGAAATCCTGACGGTTATGGCGGATAA